The following proteins are co-located in the Deltaproteobacteria bacterium genome:
- a CDS encoding VacJ family lipoprotein, whose product MKLRLTRITRYRGFSIIGIALVVACLPFFPFSPALHAEESPHAEITVHITDGMTESLPPSGEDAFPEETVLPGTVHEGVRVADPVWIAEDFEDDFEYEDDFDISGEEQSRTGGPHISDPIEPFNRAMFLFNDKLYFWVLKPVATGYNKILPKVMRVSVKNFFTNLAFPIRFVSSLLQADFNGTAIESGRFFINSIWGIAGFMDLASMEGINLPKQDTDLGQTFGLWGIGQGVYIVWPFLGPSSPRETFGFVGEYFLYPVSYINPWYVSTGIRGYEILNDTSLRIGDYEALVGAAIDPYIATRDAYVQYRHQKIEKKRQKLWNPVPEEQPTE is encoded by the coding sequence ATGAAGTTACGCCTGACGCGCATAACGAGATATAGGGGTTTCAGTATTATCGGGATTGCTCTGGTTGTCGCATGCCTTCCCTTCTTTCCTTTTTCCCCGGCCCTGCATGCTGAGGAATCACCTCATGCCGAGATAACTGTCCATATCACCGACGGCATGACAGAATCGCTCCCACCGTCCGGAGAAGATGCTTTTCCTGAGGAAACGGTCTTGCCCGGTACCGTTCATGAAGGGGTGCGAGTTGCGGATCCCGTATGGATTGCCGAGGATTTTGAAGACGACTTCGAATATGAAGATGATTTTGACATTTCTGGTGAAGAACAAAGCCGTACCGGTGGTCCGCACATTTCCGATCCGATTGAACCCTTCAATCGAGCCATGTTTCTCTTCAATGACAAACTTTATTTCTGGGTGTTGAAACCCGTTGCAACCGGATACAACAAAATTCTACCGAAAGTGATGCGGGTCAGCGTCAAAAATTTCTTCACCAATCTTGCGTTTCCCATCCGTTTTGTCAGTTCGCTTTTGCAGGCGGATTTTAACGGAACAGCCATTGAATCAGGCCGTTTTTTCATTAACTCGATTTGGGGTATCGCCGGGTTCATGGACCTGGCCTCCATGGAAGGTATCAATCTCCCAAAACAGGATACAGATCTGGGGCAGACCTTTGGTCTATGGGGGATCGGGCAGGGCGTCTATATCGTTTGGCCATTCCTCGGGCCTTCAAGTCCGCGAGAGACCTTTGGTTTCGTGGGTGAGTACTTTCTTTATCCTGTCTCATATATTAATCCCTGGTACGTGTCCACAGGAATAAGGGGCTATGAGATTCTCAATGACACCTCGCTTAGAATCGGCGATTACGAGGCCCTGGTCGGTGCAGCCATAGATCCCTATATCGCAACCCGGGATGCCTATGTCCAATACCGTCACCAAAAAATCGAGAAGAAAAGGCAGAAACTCTGGAATCCGGTTCCTGAAGAACAACCCACCGAATAG
- the mlaD gene encoding outer membrane lipid asymmetry maintenance protein MlaD: MKKFAMETSVGIFVFLGLILIGYMTVKLGHVDLFGSDSYPLNAKFTSVSGLRIGSPVKMLGMEVGRVESMKIDQEDLKAVVEFRIKNEMMIYDDAIASIKTEGLIGDCYLSIDPGGGGAVLAADGTITETQPAVEISDLIGKYAFGDVQSDLKSLE, encoded by the coding sequence ATGAAAAAATTTGCCATGGAAACGAGCGTCGGTATCTTCGTTTTTTTGGGGCTTATCCTGATTGGCTATATGACGGTAAAACTGGGTCATGTGGACTTGTTTGGGAGCGATTCATATCCGTTGAACGCAAAATTCACTTCCGTATCCGGGTTAAGGATCGGGAGCCCTGTTAAAATGCTTGGGATGGAAGTGGGCCGTGTCGAGTCTATGAAGATTGATCAGGAGGATTTGAAGGCCGTGGTGGAGTTCAGGATAAAAAACGAAATGATGATTTATGATGACGCAATCGCTTCCATTAAAACTGAGGGTCTGATCGGAGATTGCTATTTAAGCATCGATCCTGGGGGCGGCGGAGCCGTGCTTGCTGCCGACGGAACCATCACGGAAACGCAGCCGGCAGTCGAAATTTCTGATTTAATTGGTAAATACGCTTTTGGGGACGTTCAAAGCGATCTGAAATCTTTAGAATAG
- a CDS encoding ABC transporter substrate-binding protein: MKRNIVFSIILVIVLLCSSSYAGVPLETLKLNVNKVLNVLRDPDLKSPAKKELKKEKLRRLYFDMFDEVELAKRSLSRNWRKLTAEQKTEFVHLFHQILENTYVERILAYQDEKISFDKESMLTPTTAEVYTRINRPEGNVPINYRLLLVDENWKVYDVVIENVSLVQNYRTQFNDILSKQTPDKLLEILRKKVKDQK, from the coding sequence ATGAAAAGGAATATCGTTTTCTCCATTATTCTGGTCATTGTTTTGCTGTGTTCATCTTCTTATGCAGGTGTTCCCCTTGAGACCCTAAAGCTCAATGTGAATAAAGTATTGAATGTCCTGCGCGACCCCGATCTGAAAAGCCCGGCCAAGAAAGAATTGAAGAAAGAAAAGTTGCGCCGTCTGTATTTCGATATGTTTGACGAAGTGGAACTCGCGAAGCGATCCCTGTCCCGAAACTGGAGGAAACTGACTGCAGAGCAGAAGACGGAATTTGTTCATCTGTTCCATCAGATTCTCGAAAACACCTATGTGGAACGTATCCTTGCCTACCAGGACGAGAAGATATCCTTCGATAAGGAATCGATGCTGACTCCCACCACGGCAGAGGTATACACGCGTATCAACAGGCCCGAAGGAAATGTTCCGATTAACTATCGCCTGCTGCTGGTCGATGAGAACTGGAAAGTCTATGATGTGGTGATTGAAAATGTGAGTCTTGTCCAGAATTACCGCACCCAGTTCAATGACATCCTTTCCAAACAGACACCGGATAAATTGTTGGAAATCCTGCGAAAAAAAGTAAAAGATCAAAAATAG
- a CDS encoding ATP-binding cassette domain-containing protein, with protein sequence MDTPLIEFQQVTKRFGTKTVLDQVNLKIYEGEVTTIIGLSGSGKSVLLKHIIGLLKPEEGTILFRGRPLRSAKGHHVSFAPGEISYMFQNNALFDSMNILENVSLPLLETTNMTRTEIEKRALARLEQTDLVDSRYKFPSELSGGMQKRVALARALIMDPKIVLFDEPTSGQDPIRKNAILSMIAQYQRKFGFTAILVSHEIPDVYFISNRILALYDKKIVFQGTPEELEDFDHPFNDEVIRSLEGLQAELTGLSSRRRFKVLYRAGMKQDREDDVYALIMVTLQSLDTVINKLGHEYAQMIVQRLGIFIDKHFGPLGGFSTRYSVHRFVTVLPYTDLVEARDILKNFVMNLSEYGIDTIIKDDESDNSNLEGCTDFAVLVGLAQGRPFMNVESVVEAAAEDQKEISRLSCPAKE encoded by the coding sequence ATGGATACGCCGCTAATTGAATTTCAACAGGTAACCAAGCGTTTCGGCACGAAGACCGTTCTGGATCAGGTTAATTTAAAAATCTACGAAGGTGAAGTTACGACCATTATCGGACTCAGCGGCAGCGGCAAGAGTGTCCTGTTGAAACATATCATTGGCTTGCTCAAACCTGAAGAGGGCACGATTCTCTTTCGGGGGCGTCCATTACGGAGCGCTAAAGGACATCACGTTTCTTTTGCCCCGGGCGAGATAAGTTATATGTTTCAAAACAACGCCCTTTTCGATTCCATGAATATCCTGGAAAATGTCTCCCTTCCCCTGCTGGAAACAACAAACATGACCAGGACTGAAATTGAAAAACGTGCTCTCGCCAGGCTGGAACAGACCGATCTGGTCGATTCCCGCTATAAATTCCCGTCTGAACTGTCCGGGGGCATGCAGAAAAGGGTTGCTTTGGCTCGTGCGCTGATTATGGACCCCAAGATTGTCCTCTTTGACGAACCTACTTCGGGACAGGACCCGATACGCAAAAATGCTATTTTAAGCATGATTGCCCAATATCAGCGTAAATTCGGGTTTACGGCCATTCTTGTCAGCCATGAGATACCCGACGTATATTTTATTTCTAACCGGATTCTTGCCCTTTATGACAAAAAAATCGTTTTTCAGGGTACCCCTGAAGAACTTGAGGATTTCGATCATCCCTTCAATGATGAAGTCATACGAAGCCTTGAAGGATTGCAAGCGGAGTTGACCGGTCTTTCATCACGCCGACGTTTCAAGGTTTTGTATCGCGCTGGAATGAAACAGGATCGTGAAGATGATGTGTATGCTCTGATCATGGTTACCCTCCAATCTTTGGATACGGTGATTAATAAACTTGGCCACGAATATGCTCAAATGATCGTGCAGCGCCTTGGCATCTTTATCGATAAACACTTTGGCCCTCTCGGTGGTTTTTCCACCCGTTATAGCGTTCATCGGTTTGTGACCGTCCTGCCTTATACGGATCTGGTGGAAGCCCGGGATATTTTGAAAAATTTCGTCATGAATCTGTCGGAATATGGTATTGATACCATAATAAAAGACGACGAAAGTGACAATTCGAACCTGGAAGGCTGTACGGATTTTGCCGTCCTGGTTGGCCTCGCACAGGGGCGACCATTCATGAATGTGGAATCTGTTGTCGAGGCGGCCGCAGAGGATCAGAAAGAAATCTCCCGTTTATCTTGTCCCGCAAAGGAGTGA
- a CDS encoding N-acetyltransferase — MTAKLGPVSMADRKAIIDIFNHYAQTNPAAFSDRPLPYESFETVLSKCKGFPTVTAKNEQGKVIGFGFLHAYNSFPVFSGTAEISYFITSQWTGRGIGTMMLDYLCRKAKAKGIETILASISSLNEQSLRFHQRRGFRQCGCFSRVGRKGDTHFNIIYMQKFL, encoded by the coding sequence ATGACTGCAAAATTGGGTCCCGTATCCATGGCGGATCGAAAGGCAATTATCGATATTTTCAATCACTACGCCCAAACAAATCCTGCCGCCTTTTCCGATCGACCTCTCCCCTATGAATCGTTCGAAACAGTCCTGAGCAAATGCAAAGGATTTCCAACCGTAACGGCGAAAAACGAGCAGGGGAAAGTGATTGGGTTCGGGTTTCTCCATGCCTACAATTCCTTTCCAGTCTTTTCCGGAACCGCGGAAATCTCCTATTTTATTACATCCCAGTGGACCGGAAGGGGAATTGGAACGATGATGCTTGATTATCTTTGCCGAAAAGCAAAAGCAAAGGGAATTGAAACAATACTGGCCAGTATCTCTTCCTTAAACGAACAGAGTCTCCGGTTTCATCAACGCCGGGGTTTTCGGCAATGCGGTTGTTTCAGTCGGGTCGGGCGAAAAGGGGATACCCATTTTAATATCATCTATATGCAGAAGTTTTTATAA
- a CDS encoding glycosyltransferase, translated as MNHRIAVIIPCYNEAGAIAGVVSDFRKALPESVIYVYDNNSSDDTCFAAEQAGAVVRHELRQGKGYVISRAFADIDADIYLMVDGDGTYDASAAPAMVRFLVENKLDMVVGTRQANRSGKVYPKGHRFGNRMLTSTINVLFRNHLSDVLSGYRVFSRRFIKSFPTLAQGFEIEVKLTIYALEMQLGCAEVPTRYGERAEGTVSKLNTYRDGCRILYTILSLFKEIRPFVFFGIISAILGFTSIGLAIPILNEYLATGLVPRFPTAILSTGIMLAAAISLNCGIILETVTAKAREQKRLVYLGHPWKD; from the coding sequence ATGAACCACCGCATCGCCGTCATCATCCCCTGTTATAACGAAGCAGGCGCCATCGCCGGGGTTGTCTCGGATTTTCGGAAAGCATTACCTGAAAGCGTCATATATGTTTACGACAACAATTCAAGTGATGATACCTGTTTTGCAGCAGAGCAGGCGGGGGCCGTTGTCCGCCATGAATTACGTCAGGGAAAGGGCTATGTCATTTCGAGGGCCTTTGCGGATATCGATGCGGATATTTACCTGATGGTTGATGGGGACGGGACCTACGATGCCTCCGCGGCGCCGGCCATGGTCCGGTTTCTCGTCGAAAACAAACTGGACATGGTCGTCGGCACCCGTCAGGCCAATCGTTCAGGTAAGGTCTATCCAAAAGGACACCGCTTCGGAAACCGGATGCTGACGTCGACGATCAACGTTCTGTTCCGAAACCATTTATCCGATGTTCTTTCCGGTTATCGGGTGTTCTCCCGCCGTTTCATCAAATCGTTCCCGACACTGGCCCAGGGTTTTGAAATCGAGGTCAAGCTGACGATTTATGCGTTGGAGATGCAACTCGGATGTGCGGAAGTCCCCACCCGTTATGGAGAAAGAGCAGAGGGAACCGTCAGTAAATTGAATACGTATCGTGACGGGTGCCGCATCTTGTACACGATTCTCTCCCTCTTCAAGGAAATTCGTCCCTTTGTTTTTTTTGGAATCATCAGTGCCATTCTGGGGTTTACCTCTATCGGTCTGGCGATTCCCATATTGAACGAATACCTGGCTACCGGTCTGGTACCGCGCTTCCCCACAGCTATTTTATCAACCGGCATCATGCTGGCCGCAGCAATCAGTCTCAACTGCGGGATTATCCTGGAAACGGTGACGGCCAAGGCCCGGGAACAGAAAAGACTGGTTTATCTCGGTCACCCATGGAAGGACTGA
- a CDS encoding CBS domain-containing protein has product MLKAQDIMTTEVITVKPDTEILQAARLLLDNHINGLPVVDDQGHLKGIICQADLIKQQKRLPLPSFFVLLDTPIPLHLPKTIEKEIHRITATKVSDVMTPQPITVRPDSPLEDIATLMVKHNIHTLIVMDGSRLAGIIGKEDILKTLMPSAPEK; this is encoded by the coding sequence ATGTTGAAGGCCCAAGATATCATGACAACAGAGGTCATTACCGTTAAACCGGACACCGAAATTCTGCAGGCGGCAAGGCTCCTCCTGGATAATCATATCAACGGCCTCCCCGTCGTCGATGACCAAGGGCATTTGAAAGGTATCATCTGCCAGGCCGATCTGATTAAGCAGCAGAAAAGACTCCCTCTGCCTTCCTTTTTTGTCCTTCTGGATACACCGATTCCCCTGCATTTGCCGAAAACAATTGAAAAAGAAATCCACAGAATCACCGCCACCAAGGTAAGCGATGTCATGACACCCCAGCCCATCACAGTCAGGCCGGACTCACCTCTGGAAGATATTGCGACCCTGATGGTGAAGCACAACATCCATACCTTGATCGTCATGGATGGGAGCAGATTGGCCGGCATCATCGGCAAGGAGGATATCCTCAAAACTCTGATGCCATCAGCCCCTGAAAAGTGA
- a CDS encoding ABC transporter permease, protein MLMALFTNMNQGSQNNVLVNAIRFLLEPFAATGRLAIFWIKNLGAAAIFLVLAILKIFQKKQFIKIVQQLYYIGAKSTMIILLVGLFTGMVLGLQSYYALVKFGAEGALGTLVALSLVRELGPVLTAIMITARAGSAITAEIGIQRISEQIDALDTMRIDPLKYLISPRIAAAVISFPILTALFDVLGIIGGYVSVAIVLGITSNTYFYRVQSSLTSKDITDGFIKSIVFAVIVATVCCFQGYFAHMRSDSHGAKAVGLSTTSAVVLSCVLILLSDYVVTSLLIQ, encoded by the coding sequence ATGCTTATGGCCCTTTTTACGAATATGAATCAAGGATCGCAGAATAATGTGCTTGTAAACGCAATCAGGTTTCTGCTGGAACCATTTGCCGCCACAGGCCGTTTGGCGATATTTTGGATCAAAAACCTGGGTGCGGCGGCCATTTTCCTGGTTCTTGCCATCCTGAAAATATTCCAGAAAAAACAGTTCATTAAAATTGTCCAGCAGCTCTATTATATCGGCGCAAAATCCACCATGATCATTCTGCTGGTGGGACTCTTTACGGGCATGGTTCTGGGGCTCCAGTCATACTATGCCTTGGTCAAGTTCGGAGCAGAGGGAGCTTTGGGAACACTCGTGGCCCTTTCTCTGGTGAGGGAGTTGGGTCCTGTTTTGACGGCGATCATGATCACGGCCCGGGCGGGTTCCGCCATTACCGCGGAAATAGGCATTCAGAGGATTTCCGAACAGATCGACGCGTTGGATACCATGCGGATTGATCCGCTAAAATATTTGATCAGTCCCCGAATTGCGGCGGCGGTGATCAGTTTTCCCATCCTGACGGCTCTTTTTGATGTGCTTGGTATCATTGGTGGCTATGTATCCGTTGCGATCGTTCTCGGGATCACCTCGAACACTTACTTTTATCGTGTTCAGTCCAGCCTGACATCAAAGGATATAACGGACGGGTTTATCAAATCCATAGTGTTTGCCGTAATCGTCGCCACTGTTTGCTGTTTCCAGGGTTATTTTGCCCATATGCGCTCGGACAGTCATGGGGCTAAGGCCGTGGGGTTATCCACCACCTCCGCCGTCGTTCTTTCCTGTGTGTTGATCCTCTTGTCCGATTATGTTGTTACTTCTCTTTTGATTCAGTGA
- a CDS encoding SAP domain-containing protein, whose protein sequence is MKMAKIREIAKQWHVSTRVGRTKKEIIQEIQVREGFTPCFGTRDTCGEWSCLWMEDCLPKKKGIK, encoded by the coding sequence ATGAAAATGGCGAAAATCAGGGAAATCGCCAAACAGTGGCATGTCAGTACCCGTGTCGGGAGAACAAAGAAGGAAATCATCCAGGAAATTCAGGTCAGAGAAGGGTTCACACCCTGTTTCGGCACCCGGGATACCTGTGGTGAGTGGAGTTGTCTCTGGATGGAGGATTGTCTGCCCAAGAAAAAAGGAATAAAATAA
- a CDS encoding DUF4412 domain-containing protein, with translation MEKKICRTWLGTLVLVVFFLGCTSEKGTLPDNYTAKIATMGVEMPIAKMGAKSRVENPMMNGVVMFTETGSNKIVMMSTINRTYFEQEKQEQVPEMDDPGVTVEKTKTGKETLNGHPCIKYDIIMYKKDRPDEKYRGTVWEATDLGGLAIRHEVDVPEVEHGGGRMVMELKDIKLGAATEAMFEVPADYRRAGSTMELMTGAGRYPGMDNIEKIKEMMKDLPEEG, from the coding sequence GTGGAAAAGAAGATATGCCGGACGTGGCTTGGGACCCTGGTTCTGGTTGTTTTTTTTCTCGGCTGTACGTCCGAAAAGGGCACCCTGCCGGACAACTATACGGCAAAGATTGCGACTATGGGTGTTGAAATGCCGATAGCGAAAATGGGTGCAAAGAGCCGGGTTGAGAACCCGATGATGAACGGGGTCGTGATGTTTACTGAAACGGGATCAAATAAAATTGTGATGATGTCGACCATAAACAGGACTTACTTTGAGCAGGAAAAACAGGAGCAGGTACCTGAGATGGACGATCCCGGGGTGACGGTTGAGAAAACGAAAACCGGGAAAGAGACTCTGAATGGGCATCCGTGTATCAAGTACGATATCATCATGTACAAAAAGGATAGACCCGACGAGAAGTATCGCGGGACTGTTTGGGAAGCGACGGATTTAGGCGGTCTGGCCATACGCCATGAGGTTGACGTTCCGGAGGTGGAACACGGGGGCGGAAGAATGGTCATGGAGCTGAAGGATATAAAGTTGGGCGCGGCAACGGAAGCCATGTTCGAAGTTCCGGCGGATTACAGGAGAGCAGGAAGCACGATGGAACTCATGACCGGAGCCGGAAGATACCCGGGGATGGACAATATCGAAAAAATAAAGGAAATGATGAAGGATCTGCCTGAAGAAGGATAG
- a CDS encoding class I SAM-dependent methyltransferase, with amino-acid sequence MNSQQKDLDKKTAFFGYRKIKASEKAGHVLRHFNSIADKYDFMNTLLSLGIHYLWKRSAVKAARLKKNGMVIDLCGGTADLAVLAAKRLGHGSLIVVYDINLQMMKQGIPKIAKAGFSKRIGCVQGDAEDIAFPSQLFDGAMIGFGIRNVTDMGRCLREINRILKPGGSFMCLEFSLPVNPCFRFLYDIYSFHIMPYVGQLLAGTRNAYLHLPESIRMFPSPDDFSRIISAAGFIQVQYKRLTNGIAVIYTGVKP; translated from the coding sequence TTGAATTCACAGCAAAAGGATCTGGATAAAAAAACAGCATTCTTTGGGTACCGCAAAATAAAGGCCTCGGAAAAAGCCGGTCATGTTCTCAGGCATTTCAATTCTATTGCCGATAAATATGATTTCATGAACACCCTGCTCAGTCTGGGAATTCACTATCTGTGGAAACGTTCCGCCGTAAAAGCCGCCCGGTTAAAAAAAAACGGGATGGTCATCGACCTATGTGGCGGCACGGCGGATTTGGCCGTCCTGGCAGCCAAACGCCTGGGGCATGGCAGCCTAATCGTCGTCTATGACATCAATTTGCAAATGATGAAACAGGGCATACCCAAGATCGCCAAGGCAGGTTTTTCAAAACGGATTGGCTGTGTTCAAGGTGACGCCGAAGACATCGCCTTTCCATCACAACTCTTCGATGGGGCAATGATTGGTTTTGGCATCCGCAATGTAACGGATATGGGAAGATGCCTGCGGGAAATTAACCGAATACTCAAACCGGGGGGCAGCTTCATGTGCCTGGAATTTTCTCTACCGGTCAATCCCTGCTTTCGTTTCCTTTACGACATCTACTCCTTTCATATCATGCCGTATGTCGGTCAATTGCTGGCCGGCACCCGCAACGCCTACCTCCATCTGCCAGAATCCATCCGCATGTTCCCTTCACCGGATGATTTTTCACGGATTATTTCGGCAGCGGGGTTCATCCAGGTCCAGTATAAACGGCTAACCAACGGCATTGCCGTCATCTATACAGGCGTAAAACCATGA
- a CDS encoding sugar phosphate isomerase/epimerase, which translates to MKLGYSTNAFVRGSLFDAVDDIAELGFGGIEIMGDRPHLYPPDWSENSLQKLKERINETGLKITNINSFTLFAVGDTYLPSWIEQDRQRREIRIQHTLQSLRVAAKLGCTNISVPPGGPLTGMNHSEAIRLFHGGLERVVPLAEALEVKILIEPEPDLLMENTSQFLDFISDVRSTWVGVNFDIGHFFCAGEDPAESFRRLLPWIGHVHIEDIGADRRHHHLIPGEGAIHFESVLRMIRETGYEGDISLELYTYADKPVEAGRRSLAHLLPILAKAEFNTADILLKNG; encoded by the coding sequence ATGAAACTCGGTTACAGCACAAACGCCTTTGTCCGTGGATCTCTGTTCGACGCGGTCGATGACATTGCCGAACTCGGCTTCGGCGGGATTGAAATCATGGGTGACCGTCCTCACCTCTATCCGCCGGACTGGAGTGAAAACAGTCTTCAGAAGCTGAAGGAAAGGATAAACGAAACCGGTCTGAAAATAACAAACATCAACAGTTTCACCCTGTTTGCCGTAGGCGATACGTATCTGCCTTCCTGGATTGAACAGGATCGGCAAAGGCGTGAAATCAGAATACAGCACACCCTGCAGAGTTTACGTGTGGCGGCGAAACTCGGCTGTACGAACATTTCAGTGCCCCCGGGCGGTCCCCTGACAGGCATGAACCATTCTGAAGCGATCAGACTTTTCCACGGCGGACTGGAAAGGGTTGTTCCCTTGGCAGAAGCACTGGAAGTCAAGATTCTTATCGAGCCGGAACCGGATCTGCTGATGGAAAACACAAGCCAATTCCTGGATTTCATCAGCGACGTCCGATCCACGTGGGTTGGCGTCAATTTCGATATCGGTCATTTCTTTTGTGCCGGCGAAGACCCGGCTGAGAGCTTCCGTAGGCTCCTTCCCTGGATCGGCCATGTCCATATAGAAGATATTGGAGCGGATCGGCGTCATCACCATTTGATCCCGGGGGAAGGGGCCATCCACTTCGAATCGGTGCTGCGGATGATCCGAGAAACCGGATATGAGGGTGACATCAGCCTGGAGCTCTATACCTATGCGGATAAACCCGTTGAGGCCGGGAGAAGAAGCCTCGCCCACCTGCTACCGATTTTGGCCAAGGCGGAATTCAACACAGCGGACATCCTGTTGAAAAACGGATAA
- a CDS encoding alginate export family protein: MVKKCLSVLCLFLFALLVYADIAPAEIKADYGGSLRLRQEYWENVIDLETLKAPDRDFFRLRTSLWGKVDFNPNIGIYTRVTNEARYYLGNFKPFEIAPGRPGYETSDSDRFDEDELIIDNLYLDVKNIFGLPLDLRIGRQDFLGQYGEGFVILDGTPGDGSRTFYFNAAKATLKLHKNHSVDFIYIYNRQIDDLLPSLYPARSDYLAGYYRNRKVLNVSDERGYVVYGKSKLNDYFSIEPYFIRKEEDSVGRYGHRAPGPKSELHLNTYGGRVVFTAANWKIRGEYARQYGEYDDHGKDRDREGDGGYIFIGQKYAELPFKPEWELGYIYLSGDERGTSSKHEGWNPLFSRAPSWNEILVYPMVYESMPDAGAIPAYWTNLRLYKLGMKLNLAKTTNLALSYQYLRAVEKTNISSPVFSNDSKERGHIGTLLLAHSFTKQIDGFLQIEYFAPGAFYGHDAEDAIFARWQLQFRF, encoded by the coding sequence ATGGTTAAAAAGTGTCTAAGTGTATTGTGTCTGTTCCTTTTTGCCCTGCTTGTCTATGCCGACATCGCGCCGGCGGAAATCAAGGCGGATTACGGTGGCAGCCTGAGGCTCAGACAGGAATACTGGGAAAATGTCATTGATCTGGAGACCTTAAAGGCGCCGGATCGGGATTTTTTCCGCCTCAGAACGTCACTCTGGGGAAAAGTTGATTTCAATCCCAACATAGGGATTTATACCAGAGTCACCAATGAAGCCAGGTATTACCTCGGTAACTTCAAGCCTTTTGAAATTGCCCCTGGAAGGCCGGGTTATGAAACCTCGGACAGCGATCGATTCGATGAAGACGAACTCATTATAGATAACCTCTATCTCGATGTAAAAAATATTTTCGGTCTCCCTCTGGATCTCCGAATCGGGCGTCAGGATTTTCTGGGCCAGTATGGGGAGGGATTCGTTATCCTTGACGGCACACCGGGAGACGGTTCCCGCACATTTTACTTCAATGCGGCAAAGGCGACTCTCAAATTACACAAAAATCACTCCGTGGACTTCATTTACATATACAACCGCCAAATAGATGATCTCCTGCCGTCTTTATACCCGGCAAGATCAGATTATTTGGCAGGTTATTATCGTAACAGAAAAGTCCTGAATGTTTCCGATGAAAGAGGCTATGTCGTTTACGGAAAGAGTAAACTAAACGATTACTTCAGCATTGAACCCTATTTCATCCGCAAGGAGGAAGACAGTGTAGGCAGGTACGGACACAGGGCTCCGGGCCCCAAGTCGGAGCTGCACCTGAATACCTATGGGGGACGGGTCGTTTTCACGGCCGCGAACTGGAAAATTCGCGGGGAATACGCCCGCCAGTACGGTGAATATGACGACCATGGCAAGGATCGGGATCGGGAAGGAGACGGTGGTTACATTTTCATCGGACAAAAGTATGCTGAACTGCCCTTCAAACCGGAATGGGAACTGGGTTATATCTATCTTTCCGGTGATGAGCGCGGCACCTCGTCGAAGCATGAAGGGTGGAATCCCCTCTTTTCCCGCGCCCCCTCATGGAATGAGATCCTCGTCTACCCCATGGTGTATGAATCGATGCCGGATGCCGGCGCCATCCCCGCTTACTGGACCAATCTTCGGCTTTACAAATTGGGCATGAAGCTTAATCTGGCAAAAACGACAAATCTGGCTCTTTCCTACCAGTACTTGAGGGCAGTCGAGAAAACCAACATTTCATCTCCCGTGTTTTCAAACGATTCCAAGGAAAGAGGCCATATCGGCACCCTTTTGCTGGCTCACTCTTTTACCAAACAGATCGACGGGTTTCTTCAGATAGAGTACTTCGCTCCCGGTGCTTTCTACGGTCACGATGCTGAAGATGCGATTTTCGCGCGCTGGCAGTTACAATTCAGATTTTAG